cccccccgctaaaAACAGTAGGTTTAGCAGCGGTGTCCCCTAGTCCCATACCCACTTAGGGGCTTCCACAAACAACCTCCcccccaaacaacaacaacaaaagcgacatggactggatccgcccctgcactgACACCACTTGTCGTCGGCAGGGTACACGTGAAGGATAATACAGAACGGCGGTAATACATACCCCATTCAAACTTACCAGTGCAGGGTACCTCCTTACCACAACGTGCACAGTTGGCTTCTCATTCCAGAGCCATGCCGAGTGATGCTAGCCTTTAGGTAACTTGCCACCTTCGTCATTTGCAGTGCGTTTCATCAAAGCCAGCCCAGCAAACTACCAACATCCAAAAGATATCCCAGAAAGGTCGGATATGTCACAGATATCACACCTGTCACGTGGACGTCTCATGGATATCCAGAATTTTACGTTCGTGAATGACTTTTTCTTTATGCCTCATAGacgtcccatggatatcctTGATGTGACATTTCAGAATGTCGTGTTTTCAATGTCTCATAGACGTAACACGGTGGACGTACTTAAGTGTGTGGAAAACGTGACTAAAAAAGttgcattttcatttttttaataattCCAGCTTAATATATGCCATTCGAGTACTATCAGGGTTCCCGAGCGAACAAAAAAACAACTAATTTTGGCTAAATTGGAAcagcagaaaaaacaaaattgtgtgcttcttccttttttttttttttttcaaggtatGTTTTTGGTCCAAATGAAAAACCAAAAATGAACAATTTGGCCCTCGAGGGTATGTAACGCAAGACCTCAAGTGCACAATACACGACACCCATCAGTGTTTGGGTAGGAAACTCCAGAAACTTCACATTACAACAATGTGCCAGAGCGCTACACGAGCCCCTTGCTTTTGTCCGTAAGTCATATACCTCTCTCTTTACTTCACTGTCTGTTGGAAAGAATAAAGGGGATTATTTTTGTCACAATCAATTCTTTTTACACCACGTGGaactgaaccggttcgaactacagtcactatataagctatTATATAGTGACTTACagtagcttatatagtgactgtagtttGAACCCGTTTCAAAACGTCACGTTTTTACTCTGGAGCTAAAGCGTTTTCTTTGAAATCAAATGAGAACCTGAACAAAGAACCGTTGTGTTTAACGCCCTGGGTGTTACACAGGAATCCCACGACGCAATAATTCGTGAAGTTAAAGCACCATATGCACAAACACTATAGAAAGTTGCTAGTGACTTTGTGGGAATAATATTTTAGTATATATAAAAACGACTTTACTATATTGCAGTAGTGTGGTAGCAGCAGCAACTTCATGAAACCAAATCGACATCGTAGGGCGCCACTACCACCGTTGAAGTACAGCTTTTATGTCCCTTCTACGCAGCAGCTATTGCGAAGCTGCACAACCCAGTATGccttaacatttctgcataaaaCCTACTTCTTAAAGACATACACAACTCACTACAAAACATACATGCAACAGCTTCAATATGTTATATAGGATATAATATGGAAATTGTAACTCTATAGACTCTTTTCatctgacgtcactgtcgcagacggcatagcctttcccccTGCTTGTGGCAGCCATACTTTTGTGCATGGCGCGTGCACGCTGCCAGCATTAACTGTGGTGCGAGCACGTGCGAACACAACAGTATGGCGGACGGAATGAGGTCAGTGAAAAGGGTCTATAGCATTGAAATGATGTACTACTTGCTGAAAAGTGATTGTACTACATTTATTTTTGCTTTGCTGGCGTTGGTGCTGCTGGTATGTAGGGACTTCTTACTAGGGCCCAGGACTTTATGCATATAAATCTTCCAAAATATGCAGCAAGAATGCCTAATTATGCACACATTCAAAAATGCAGTGGTGCCCGACCTCGAACACTGCTTCTGAAGCCGCATTGTTGCTTCGAATATGTGAAATGTGTTTTAATCAATTCACATTAATTTGTAAATCTTCAATATTTCATTCATCGGCATGCTCTGAACTATGTCTTGGGTGCTGTACAGCATGTGCGAACAGCAGCCATTGCGCAGCTCTCAATAGTGGCTGACTTAAGTTTAAAAGGTTAAAATGCACAGTAAGTGTGTCtcaatgtatgtatgcatgcacGCACTAAGGTGTTAGGCTAAGAAACCCGATATGGCATAATTTGCATTGCACCATACACTACCTAATTACTATGATGAACACAGCAACGAGGTACAACAGACGAATGAGACAGGTGAACGCCGAGATACACTGCCTTGTTTTGCTTCCACTGCACTGAAAAGTTATGCATGCCTAATCTCGAATCTGACGTACTCCAGCAAGGGTTGCTTAAGCTCATCAAAGCTCATCATCAAGCTAAACATCAACTTAATGACTCTGACGCCTTTTTTGCCAAATCCTGGGAACAAGAACATTACAGTTAATTTCAAAGCAGCCCATATCTACATGACAGACACCAAAGCAGTGGTGCACGCGTGTCTGCCATTGGGACAGTATGCGCTTTCGTAATCCTGCCCTCATTTCAGTTGTACCATAATGCCACCTAACAATACGGTCATACTAGGAAGAAGAGCCACTGCTAAACACCACAGTTTTCACTAGTCATTCAGTGTGGCAAGTAGGCGGTGAACGGGACATGCCAGTCAACACTAAAAAATGAGAGCGACCCATAAGGAGGGTATGTGCTTACAAGTGAGGGTGAGTTTTGTTACTTGTAGCTGTGTACTTGTACCAGAAAGGAAGTACGACACGgatgtgcatgcatgaaagGCAACTATGCATGAAAGGTGCAGATGTATAATATATGccatttataaaaaaaaatatcatgaGAATTCTTAGAAATTCTGAAATATGTAATGTAACGACATTCGTACCATGATAaattttgcatttttatttctgaAGAATGTCAGGCTACCCAAGAAACGTGTAAGATAACATGCACTTGCGTGAGATTTTTGGCCCTACTATTTACATAAAGTAACATAACCAGGAATATTGCTGCAGTATCTTGTTAGTTTATTGCACAGAATACAGTTGTGAATTTCCTGCGTTAAGCCATACTACGTAACCTCCTTATAACCATATAAcctaaaaaaaagacatttaatggctttttcgcACTGGTTCCGCTTTGGACGAACGTGGATGTGTCCACAAAATAATGACGACTATGTACAATGGAGTTCAGGACCTCACCATTCAGTTTCTCTTCTTTTAATGACATAATGATTTTTGTGGAGTACTCAATGCATCATCACACAGGTGTGTTACAACAGAATAATAAACAGTAAACTCGAAATATTACTCCAAAGCAACATCAAAGGTAGCAACTCATAATGCATTGAAAATCATCATTATAGCGGGCGAAATGTATCTAAATAaccaagaaaaataaaatgcagCACTCTAAAACTGCTAGCGCTTTGAAATTAATGACGCATTCTACGCCACTCGAAGAAGTCAATCATACGGCGTAAACCTGTGTCTTACCCAAAGCATTCCTAACATACTGTAGCAAGACCCTCACCACGGTTACTTCCGCACTTCTATGCGGCAATTAGCTCGTCACTTCGCAGCCGCAATATTGGGGCATCAAGGGAGAAAAATACACACTACGACACGCCAGCGAGGTTGAAAATGTCAATTAATCACACGCAGTGCAGCGCGACACAGATTAAAAGATTTCCCCCTGATATTTTTCTCCTTGCCACAGTGTCCACATCAACGCGAAGTCTTCCGAGAGATGGCTGTAAAGCACAGATGACACTACCACAGTGAGGCCGCTTTACCACTGTTGAACATTGCTCACATTATAACCTGTAACGGCGGTGTGAACGTGCCGTGGATGAGTCGTTGTTTCACATAGCCGGCTTCTTTGTAGCGAGGATCCAGTACGCAAATGGTGTGTGTGGACAGGCTAATAAAAACGAAatagaaaaacagaaataaaaaaggagcATATAAGCAATATAAGCTTCTATCGTCGCCTGCTTCGCACTTGCTGATGATAACAATGATGATGATACCGTTGGCTGTACTCTTACCATTAGCCACAGCAAAGTGGAAAATAGCGTAAAGGTGTTCGCTTAAAAAACTTTGTGCGCACAAGAACTTCTTGAATCCTTGTTTTATAAGAGCACCGTGTAGTAGTTTCTTTTTATCAACGCCACGGTCACTTTGTTGTAAACTATGCATACTATCCAAGTGCATCCAAGTCAATCCTGCATATTCTGGCGCCAGTTCATGTGGCGTCTTCGGCTGGTAGCTGTTGAAACTGAGTGAAACGACGCCGTTGCACAGAATGGAGACAACAACAAACAATGTAAATATTCTAACGTGCACTGACTAAAAGAATTTTTGGTTTACTGTGCCAAAGGACGAGTTTTATCCCCTTGTACGCGTACGCGTTCGTACCTCAAAGATAAGCCTAGCTAGTTGGGGGGTAGATTGGCCGGAAGGTTTCGAAACGCAGCTATGCCTAAATATAAAGGGTTCTATTTGCGAAGGAAAGCCTTGCGTGAGGCACGTACTATCATGGCAATGCTCGGTGAAGAGGCAGAACGCATGGAACCAACGCCGCCAGCTGCGCATGTTTCGCCAACGCGTCAGTTGGAAGTAGCTTCTTGTCATGAGCAGCTTTCGAGTAGTTCGTCTGAGGAAGGTATCGACACAGACTTTGAGATCGCAGGAGGCTCAGCAGTTCCAACGGAAGGCCCGGTGACGCAAAGCTCCCGCACAAATGAGCCCGAAACGTCATCCGAAAGTGAACTCAGCACATCGAGTGCAGCGGCTTCAAACATTGCCGACCTACTGGTGCAGTTGCGGTCGTGGGCTGTGCGTGAAAGCATCACGCAAAGTGCACTAACTGGCCTCCTTAAAATACTGCGGCAGCACAAATGTCACGCTGATCTTCCCATGGACGCCCGAACACTCATGCAGACGCCAAGAAGCAGCTCAGAACACAACTTTAGCATGCCCCCAGGCGAGTATTGCCATTTTGGGTTAACTGAAGGCTAGCTGCAAATTCTTGAATCATCAGCCGGTGTGCCAGACCGTATCTCGCTGATGTTCAACGTTGATGGCCTCCCCCTTTCAAAAAGTTCAAAAAACGAACTGTGGCCAATTCAGTGCAAAATCAAAGACATGCCAAATGTCATTGGGGCGTACTGCGGAAGTGCTAAGCCGCTGTGCCCAAATGAGTACCTTCAAAAATTTGTCGATGATCTGTCGGCTCTCCTTCGTGAAGGTATACAAATAAAGCAGTCAGTAGTATCTGTAGAATTTTATGCAATGATCTGTGATGCCCCAGCACGATCGTTCATATATGGCACAAAAGGGCACCCTGGGTATTCAGGTTGTCCTAAATGCATAGACGAAGGAGGCTATGACATGAACAGAACGTTTTTCAGCAGCACTGCGGCCTCGTTAAGGACTGATGATTCGTTCCGCACGCAAGCAGACCCTGATCACCACCGTACTGTAACTATCATGACAAATTTGCCAATTGATATTATCAAATCTGCCCCATTAGACTATATGCATCTTGTTTGTTTGGGCGTGATGAAAAAAATTATTGTCCTGTGGGTTTCGGGTCCTTTGGTTGTCCGTCTGGGTCCAGCGCAGAGGGCCATCATGAACGAGATGGCTGTTCTCTTGCAGAAAGCTATCCCAAGAGAATTTGCGCGGAAACCACGAGGTGTGGATGAGGTGGACCGGTGGAAAGCCACAGAGTTTAGGCTTTTCCTACTTTACACTGGTCCAGTCATCCTCGAGACAGTGCTGCCGAAACATTTGTACCAAAATTTCTTGACTCTGCACTGTGCCATTTCTATTCTAGCAAGGGATGAGCTGTGCCACACACAAAATGAGTATGCTTCCAGTTTGCTGGCACATTTCGTGAGCACATTTGCCGAGGTATATGGTTACCATTTAGTTTCATACACTGTACATTGCCTTCTGCATTTGGCAGATGACGTGAAGAGTCTATGTCCCCTGGATTCCTTCAGTACCTTTCCCTTCGAGAACGATATGAAAGCTCTGAAACGGCAGCTGAAGAAACCAGGGGCTAGCTTGGTCCAGCTCTATAACCGCTACAGTGAGCAAAGGCTCATCCACAGAGACACTGTTCACCAAAAGCAAGGGCTTGGCCTTGGCAATCTGCACAACCGAGGTCCCCTTACCGAATTGGTAATTCAGCCCCAGTATGACACTATGAGAATACGGCATTTTGTATTGACGACTAAAGGACCTGACAGTTACTGCCTCGTAAACGGCGATATGGTTGCCATTAAAAACTTTGCAACATTGCGGTCATCTGGTGAACCTTGCGTGACTGGTTGCAAACTGAGCTGTGTTCGTGACTTGTACAGGAAGCCATTTCCGTCGTCCCTAATTGGAATTGTGGCAGCACCATTGCCAACTCTCGTCCCGCGCCGTCGGTTCAAGCTACGCGCCACCGGCACGAGAGCAGTTAGTTCGGCCCTGGCTTTAGGGCCACCGATACATTAAAAAGGCTACTTCCTCTCCTGACCTGTTTGTCGTGCCAGTCacaacaactggtgacccgaacgtgatctGGACGACTTCTGAACCTTTGCGGCACAGAATTTTTTCGGTAGGATGGCTACCGGAACACCTCCCGCCCCAGCATCTCCTCTTACCCTAGCCGTCCCCCGGTCACCGCCGCCTCAGGTTCCTGGACAGGCCCCTTCGCCAGCCCTTGCGAATCCAGCGTTCCATTACGCCGTTTTCCAGACGGCACTTCCTTCTTCAGCTCCGGCCCCACTCCACGTCGCTGCCGTGTCACTCAAGCTGCCCTCTTTCTGGCCCGCGGAACCGGTGGTCTGGTTTGGGCAAGCGGAAGCGCAGTTTGCTCTCAGAGGCATTACCAACCAACTGACGAAGTTTTACCATGTCGTCGCGGCGCTCTCTCCAACAGAGGCAACTGAAGTCAGAGATCTGGTCGCCTCCCCTCCAGCGCATACGCCGTATGACACCCTCAAGGCTGAGCTCATTCGTCGGACCTCAATGTCGGAGCAGAGGCGGCATCAAAGACTGTTGACGCAAGAAGAACTTGGAGATCGCACCCCATCGCAGCTCCTCCGCCGCATGCGTCAACTTTTGGGCGACCGACCCGACGCCCTGGACGACTCGCTCCTTCGCCAGCTCTTTTTGCAAAGGTTGCCCGCGAATGTCTGCATGGTTCTGGCTGCTGCCGACAACATGAGCCTCAATGACCTGGCCAATCTCGCCGACCGAGTTCTGGAGATGGCACCACCTCAGATTGCTGCCGTAGCTCTGCCACGACATTCCGAGCTCCGTCCACCCCATACCGACACCACCAGCTCGGCACAACCAGTCGATCTTTCCGTGCTCGCCGACCAGATTGCGGCGCTTCAGCTCGAAGTCGCAGCCCTCCGACGGTCTTCCCGCTCCCCGCAGCGCTCGCAATCATCGCATCGCCGCCGCTCCCCATCCCCAGCTGGCATGTGCTGGTACCACTACCGTTTTCGTGCAAGAGCTCGCAAGTGCGTTCCACCTTGCACATTTTCGGAAGACGACAGCCCCAGTCACTAGAGATGGCGGCTGGTGACACTGGCGCATCGCCTACCCGCCTCTTCTTCGTCAACGACAAAAACTCCGGTCTCAAATTTTTAGTGGACGCTGGTGCTGACGTGAGCGTTTTGCCATCTTCATTCTTCCACCGTCGTCGGCAACGAACTTCCCGCACTCTGGAAGCCGTGAATGCAACGCCCATTGCTACGTACGGAGAGCACTCCCTTACTTTGAACCTCGGACTTCGAATGACTTTTGCTTGGGTGTTCTTGGTTGCCGACCTCCAGTACCCCATTCTGGGAGCGGACTTCCTGAGCCACTTTGGCCTCTTGGTCAACATGAAGAAGCGAGTGTTGTGGGACGCAGAGACCAAGCTTCACGTCAACGGACTCCCGTGCCATCAAGAAGTTCCCAATCGTGTCTCTCTCTTCAAGTGTCCCTCCAACCGATACGATGGTATCCTACCGGAGTTCACATCTCTCCTGCGGCCGTGCAACACAGAACATCCAATTGGCCATAGTGTGACTCATTTCATCGAGACCACTGGACCTCCCGTGCACGCTCGACCTCGTCGTCTCGCACCAGAGCGCCTCGCTATCGTAAAaaaggaatttgagcacatgctccaACTCGGTATTGTTCGTCATTCCTCTAGCGACTGGTCGTCTGCACTGCACATGGTGCCGAAAAAGACGGGCGACTGGAGGCCCTGTGGGGACTACCGGGCGCTGAACAAAGTTACCATCCCTGACCGGTACCCCATTCCGCACATTCACGATTTTGCCTGTAATCTGCACGGAACATGCCTTTTCTCCAAGATACACCTCGTCAAGGCATATCATCAAATTCCGGTCGAGCCCTCACACATCCCGAAAACTGCCATTGTAACACCCTTGGATGCCCTTCGGTCTGCGTAACGCTGCGCACACCTTCCAGCGTTTCATAGATCAGGTTTTGCGAGGACTTCCATTTGCGTTCGCCTATATTGATGACATACTGGTTGCCAGTACTTCACCGGAAGAACACGAGACTCATCTCCGCGCAGTTTTCTCTCGGCTGGAG
This region of Ornithodoros turicata isolate Travis unplaced genomic scaffold, ASM3712646v1 ctg00000967.1, whole genome shotgun sequence genomic DNA includes:
- the LOC135375992 gene encoding uncharacterized protein LOC135375992 produces the protein MATGTPPAPASPLTLAVPRSPPPQVPGQAPSPALANPAFHYAVFQTALPSSAPAPLHVAAVSLKLPSFWPAEPVVWFGQAEAQFALRGITNQLTKFYHVVAALSPTEATEVRDLVASPPAHTPYDTLKAELIRRTSMSEQRRHQRLLTQEELGDRTPSQLLRRMRQLLGDRPDALDDSLLRQLFLQRLPANVCMVLAAADNMSLNDLANLADRVLEMAPPQIAAVALPRHSELRPPHTDTTSSAQPVDLSVLADQIAALQLEVAALRRSSRSPQRSQSSHRRRSPSPAGMCWYHYRFRARARKCVPPCTFSEDDSPSH